Proteins encoded by one window of Desulfovibrio ferrophilus:
- a CDS encoding YgaP family membrane protein, with the protein MHVERITRGVAGIMIILSLALSQFHSAWWLLLTAFVGLNMLQSAFTNTCPLMAILRRAKIPSAE; encoded by the coding sequence ATGCACGTTGAACGCATCACTCGCGGAGTCGCGGGCATCATGATCATTCTGAGCCTCGCACTGTCTCAGTTCCATTCCGCGTGGTGGCTATTGCTCACCGCCTTCGTTGGCCTGAACATGTTGCAGTCCGCCTTCACCAACACCTGCCCACTGATGGCGATTTTGCGCCGAGCCAAGATTCCGTCAGCCGAATAA
- a CDS encoding EAL and HDOD domain-containing protein codes for MNKDTAEAPCFLHTYLARQPIFDTRSKVWGYELLFRGGPNAERADISDLDQATLDVAADSTIAAEDFYGSDKKILLNFGEQNILESVPYALPPGQTVIQIPESALASDETIEALRDLVRNGYSIAVDDFEGKVPVGKDLADLVIIDTLGKSPAELAPILDKAKEAGALMLAKRVEDMETFSMAKELGFPLFQGYFFKRPELVSGKKLTSHQASRFSLLKAIEQKDPDFEALAKDIQTDVSISYRLLTYLNSAAFSFTQPIQSIKQAIVLLGWKQLRSWLRVIVLTDLQPKGKSSELFFIAVQRGKFLELISHSHDQSKADPDSMFLLGLLSLLEAMLEMPMADIVGKLPLAQDLKSALLGEDTDHAKWLELVRAHEKGKWEDLDHLTDKLGLNRLVVAVSYYKSVLWANTFFKHGPAEADQATEES; via the coding sequence ATGAATAAGGATACGGCAGAAGCGCCCTGTTTTCTCCATACCTACCTTGCCAGGCAGCCCATCTTCGACACCCGAAGTAAGGTCTGGGGCTATGAACTGCTGTTCCGCGGAGGGCCAAACGCCGAGCGTGCCGACATCTCCGACCTGGATCAGGCCACCCTTGACGTAGCAGCCGATTCCACAATCGCAGCCGAAGACTTTTATGGGTCCGACAAAAAAATTCTCTTGAACTTCGGAGAGCAGAACATTCTGGAGAGCGTGCCCTACGCCCTTCCCCCCGGTCAGACCGTGATCCAGATCCCGGAATCTGCGCTGGCCTCGGACGAGACTATCGAGGCTCTGCGCGACCTTGTACGCAACGGCTACTCCATCGCAGTGGACGACTTTGAGGGAAAGGTGCCTGTGGGCAAAGACCTTGCCGACCTGGTCATCATCGATACTCTGGGCAAATCCCCTGCTGAATTGGCCCCCATCCTGGATAAGGCCAAAGAAGCTGGCGCTCTGATGCTGGCCAAGCGGGTGGAAGATATGGAAACCTTCTCCATGGCCAAGGAGTTGGGATTCCCTCTGTTCCAAGGGTATTTCTTCAAGCGCCCGGAGCTGGTTTCCGGCAAGAAGCTGACCTCGCATCAGGCCTCACGTTTCAGCCTCTTGAAGGCCATCGAACAGAAAGACCCAGACTTCGAGGCCCTGGCCAAAGACATCCAGACCGATGTCTCCATCAGCTACCGGTTGCTGACGTATCTGAACTCCGCGGCGTTTTCCTTCACCCAGCCCATCCAGTCCATCAAGCAGGCCATTGTTCTACTGGGTTGGAAGCAACTGCGCAGTTGGCTGCGAGTGATTGTGCTGACTGATCTACAACCCAAAGGCAAAAGCTCCGAGTTGTTTTTCATTGCCGTCCAGCGCGGCAAGTTCCTGGAACTCATTTCCCATAGTCATGACCAGTCCAAGGCAGACCCGGACAGCATGTTCCTTCTGGGACTCCTCTCGCTGCTTGAAGCCATGCTGGAAATGCCCATGGCCGACATTGTGGGCAAGCTGCCCCTGGCACAGGATCTCAAAAGCGCATTGCTCGGCGAAGATACCGACCACGCCAAATGGCTGGAACTGGTTCGCGCCCATGAAAAGGGCAAATGGGAAGACCTGGATCACCTCACCGACAAACTCGGATTAAATCGCCTGGTTGTCGCGGTGAGCTATTACAAGTCCGTCCTGTGGGCCAACACCTTCTTCAAACATGGCCCCGCCGAGGCAGACCAGGCCACCGAAGAATCCTGA
- a CDS encoding ABC transporter permease translates to MPELARRIITKALWICAIFIGITVISFTVIHLAPGSPTDLQTTMNPEASSDARARFEALYGLDKPLHVQYVSWLSRLAHLDFGRSMSGDHRPVWDKIVERLPLTFGMNIASLILTLAITIPIGIASAYWQGRWFDRASTVFVFIGFAMPGFWLALLLMYGFCIHWPLLPISGLTSLNFNQLSFTGKLWDLTSHLILPLFVYTFGSLAGMSRFMRTSMLEVLRQDYILTARAKGLPLGTVIFKHALRNALLPVITILGLSIPALIGGSVIIESIFALPGLGQLFYQGVMARDYPLIMGNLVLGAMLTLAGNLLADLAYGLADPRIRAGRNSQ, encoded by the coding sequence ATGCCTGAGCTCGCTCGACGTATTATCACCAAGGCGCTTTGGATCTGCGCCATCTTCATCGGAATCACTGTGATCAGCTTCACGGTGATTCATCTTGCGCCCGGTTCGCCAACGGACCTCCAGACCACAATGAACCCCGAGGCCTCATCCGACGCCCGCGCACGGTTCGAAGCCCTCTACGGCCTGGATAAGCCCCTGCACGTGCAATACGTCAGCTGGCTTTCACGGCTCGCGCATCTGGACTTCGGCCGCTCCATGAGTGGCGACCACCGCCCCGTTTGGGACAAGATCGTGGAACGACTACCCCTGACCTTCGGCATGAACATCGCCTCACTGATCCTGACTCTGGCCATCACCATCCCCATCGGCATCGCCTCGGCCTATTGGCAGGGCCGCTGGTTCGACCGCGCCTCCACAGTCTTTGTCTTCATAGGCTTCGCCATGCCGGGATTCTGGTTGGCCCTGTTGCTGATGTATGGATTCTGCATCCATTGGCCGCTGCTGCCCATTTCGGGACTGACTTCCCTGAATTTCAACCAGTTGTCGTTTACGGGTAAACTCTGGGACCTGACCAGCCATCTGATCCTGCCACTGTTCGTCTACACCTTCGGCAGTCTGGCAGGCATGTCACGCTTCATGCGCACCAGCATGCTCGAAGTCCTCCGGCAGGACTATATCCTCACCGCACGTGCCAAGGGCCTGCCGCTCGGCACGGTGATCTTCAAGCATGCCCTGCGCAACGCCCTGCTGCCGGTCATCACCATCCTCGGCCTGTCCATCCCGGCACTCATCGGCGGCAGTGTGATCATCGAATCCATCTTTGCCCTGCCCGGCCTGGGCCAGCTATTCTATCAGGGCGTCATGGCACGGGATTATCCTCTGATCATGGGCAACCTGGTGCTGGGCGCAATGCTGACACTGGCGGGCAACCTGCTGGCGGATCTGGCATACGGACTAGCCGACCCGCGCATCCGTGCCGGGAGGAATAGCCAATGA
- a CDS encoding efflux RND transporter permease subunit, whose product MPTNGKPREPRGLIPAVVESFLETRLSILFVLTALCLGASAILLTPREEEPQIVVPMADVIVQVPGSSAEEVEKLVTTPLERILWQIDGVEYVYSTSRRNQALTTVRFFVGEDRENSLLKLHNTIQKNLDLVPSVVQNWTVKPVEIDDVPIVMVSLYSDRYDEHQLRRMSEEIFHRLSEVPDVSNVTITGGSSREIRVELDPQRMAGMSVAPEDITRALQGSDTSVTAGTLISANRELTVRSDSFLRSTREVEDVVVGVYQGRPVTLRDVAQVMDVPREAETLTRISFSHRQSQESGLSKETNSGHPCVTLAIAKKRGTNAVWVAQEVHRRMAELERTVLPDGVSYTITRDYGATAQDKVNNLLSSLFFAILTVVILLAFTLGKREAAVVALAVPISFALALFVNYALGYTINRVTLFALILSLGLVVDDPITNVDNIQRHIRLGRLPARKATLFAVSEVLPPVILSTLAIIVSFIPLFFISGMMGPYMAPMAANVPLTVTFSTLAALTIVPWLSHLLLKHKSGADANQTKGNDTSGANPRIARFYSTLVNPFLESRTMRIRLWTAIGLLLLGSCALAAFRLVPLKMLPFDNKNEFQIVINMPEGTPLESTDRVVRRFEDYLRTVPEVDNILTFTGTASPMDFNGMVRHYFLRQGGNMADIRINLADKSRRQQQSHAIVLRLRPDLEIIARQAGADIQVVEVPPGPPVISTLTAEVYGHPEARYSQLLAGADHVAEVMRSEPMVTDVDTVAETIRPYLDFELDKEKAALHGVTSQVVADALSMAVSGVAPATMHLPNERQPLPVRLILPRHKRSSASGLSQIPLHSAPDNAPEGMVSLAELGTFTTQLEDQPIYHKNLRRVAYAFGDMAGRSPAEAVLDMQSRLESDPMPPQTEVTWAGEGEWKITVDVFRDLGLAFGAALLGIFILLVIQTKSWGMPALIMSAIPLTVIGIMPGFWLLNVFFASDVGQLPNPIFFTATSMIGMIALGGIVIRNSLVLIEFIQGAQAQGTPLKQAILQSGAVRLRPIVLTAATTALGAWPITLDPIFSGLAWALITGLFASTGFSLLVVPVAYYALFNDSKAAT is encoded by the coding sequence ATGCCAACTAACGGCAAACCGCGTGAACCGCGCGGGCTGATCCCGGCCGTGGTCGAGTCGTTTCTGGAGACACGTCTCTCCATCCTGTTCGTGCTCACAGCGCTTTGTCTGGGCGCCTCGGCCATCCTGCTGACCCCTCGCGAAGAGGAGCCACAGATCGTGGTGCCCATGGCCGACGTTATCGTGCAGGTTCCTGGCTCCAGCGCTGAGGAAGTCGAAAAACTCGTCACCACGCCACTGGAACGCATCCTGTGGCAAATCGATGGCGTCGAGTACGTCTACTCCACCTCCCGACGTAATCAGGCCTTGACCACCGTGCGTTTTTTCGTGGGGGAAGACCGCGAGAATTCCCTGCTCAAATTGCACAACACCATCCAGAAAAACCTCGACCTGGTGCCGTCCGTTGTCCAGAACTGGACAGTCAAACCCGTGGAGATTGATGACGTTCCCATTGTCATGGTCTCCCTGTACTCGGACCGCTACGACGAGCATCAATTGCGCCGGATGAGCGAAGAAATCTTCCATCGCCTGTCTGAAGTGCCCGACGTCTCCAACGTCACCATCACCGGAGGCAGTTCCCGAGAAATTCGCGTGGAGTTGGACCCGCAACGCATGGCGGGCATGAGTGTCGCCCCTGAAGACATCACCCGGGCTCTGCAAGGTTCGGACACCTCCGTCACCGCCGGGACCCTGATCAGCGCCAACCGCGAACTCACCGTGCGCTCGGATTCGTTTCTGCGCTCCACCAGGGAAGTGGAAGACGTGGTCGTGGGCGTGTATCAAGGCCGCCCCGTCACACTGCGCGATGTGGCGCAAGTCATGGATGTCCCCCGCGAAGCCGAAACCCTGACACGCATCAGTTTTTCCCATCGCCAGAGCCAGGAGTCCGGGCTGTCCAAAGAAACAAATTCAGGGCACCCCTGTGTGACTCTGGCCATCGCCAAAAAAAGGGGGACCAATGCGGTCTGGGTGGCGCAGGAAGTGCATCGTCGCATGGCCGAACTGGAACGCACGGTACTGCCCGACGGAGTCTCCTACACCATCACCCGGGACTATGGTGCCACGGCTCAGGACAAGGTCAACAACCTGCTCTCGTCGCTTTTCTTCGCCATCCTGACGGTGGTGATTCTGCTGGCCTTCACCCTGGGCAAACGCGAAGCCGCTGTCGTTGCCTTGGCCGTCCCCATCAGCTTCGCCCTGGCCCTGTTCGTGAACTATGCGCTGGGATACACCATCAACAGAGTCACTCTCTTCGCCCTGATCCTCTCTCTGGGACTGGTGGTGGACGACCCCATCACCAACGTGGACAACATCCAGCGTCATATCCGATTGGGCCGCTTGCCCGCCCGCAAGGCGACCCTGTTCGCCGTGTCCGAGGTGCTGCCCCCGGTCATCCTGTCCACCCTGGCTATCATCGTCTCATTCATACCCTTGTTCTTCATCAGTGGCATGATGGGGCCCTACATGGCTCCCATGGCTGCCAACGTCCCCCTGACGGTCACTTTCTCCACCCTGGCAGCACTGACCATCGTGCCCTGGCTCTCGCACCTGCTGCTCAAACACAAGAGCGGGGCTGACGCGAATCAAACCAAAGGAAATGATACCAGCGGAGCAAACCCGCGTATCGCACGATTCTACTCGACTCTGGTCAATCCTTTCCTTGAATCGCGCACAATGCGAATACGACTCTGGACGGCCATAGGGCTCCTCCTGCTTGGCTCCTGCGCCCTGGCCGCGTTCCGTTTGGTGCCACTCAAGATGCTGCCCTTTGACAACAAAAACGAATTTCAGATCGTCATCAACATGCCCGAGGGCACGCCGCTGGAATCCACGGACCGCGTCGTTCGCCGCTTCGAGGACTACCTGCGCACCGTGCCCGAGGTGGATAATATTCTGACCTTCACGGGCACGGCCTCACCCATGGACTTCAATGGTATGGTCCGCCACTACTTCCTGCGCCAGGGCGGCAACATGGCCGACATACGCATCAACCTTGCGGACAAATCCCGCCGCCAACAGCAGAGTCACGCCATCGTCCTGCGCCTGCGCCCGGACCTGGAGATCATCGCCCGCCAAGCCGGGGCCGACATCCAGGTGGTGGAAGTCCCCCCTGGCCCCCCCGTCATTTCAACCCTCACCGCCGAGGTCTATGGTCACCCGGAGGCCCGTTACAGCCAACTGCTGGCCGGGGCCGACCATGTCGCCGAGGTCATGCGCTCCGAACCCATGGTTACAGACGTTGACACCGTGGCCGAGACCATACGGCCCTATCTGGATTTCGAGCTGGACAAGGAAAAAGCCGCCTTGCACGGAGTAACCTCCCAAGTCGTAGCCGATGCCCTGTCCATGGCCGTTTCCGGCGTCGCCCCCGCAACCATGCATCTGCCCAATGAACGCCAGCCCCTGCCGGTGCGCTTGATCCTGCCCCGCCACAAGCGTTCCTCCGCTTCAGGACTGTCACAGATTCCTCTGCACAGTGCCCCGGACAATGCGCCGGAAGGCATGGTCTCCCTGGCAGAACTGGGCACATTCACAACCCAGCTTGAAGATCAGCCCATCTACCACAAGAATCTGCGCCGCGTGGCCTATGCCTTCGGCGACATGGCCGGACGCTCACCCGCCGAGGCGGTGCTCGACATGCAATCACGTCTTGAAAGCGATCCCATGCCTCCGCAGACCGAGGTCACCTGGGCCGGTGAAGGTGAATGGAAAATCACCGTGGATGTCTTCCGCGATCTGGGACTGGCCTTTGGAGCCGCCCTGCTCGGCATCTTCATCCTGTTGGTCATCCAGACCAAATCCTGGGGCATGCCCGCCCTGATCATGAGCGCCATCCCCCTGACCGTCATCGGCATCATGCCCGGCTTCTGGCTGCTCAACGTCTTCTTTGCCTCGGACGTCGGACAATTGCCCAACCCCATCTTCTTCACGGCCACATCCATGATCGGCATGATCGCTCTGGGCGGTATTGTCATCCGCAACTCACTGGTGCTCATCGAATTCATTCAGGGAGCCCAGGCTCAGGGAACCCCCCTGAAGCAGGCCATCCTGCAGAGTGGAGCCGTCAGGCTGCGGCCCATCGTACTCACCGCCGCCACAACGGCCTTGGGCGCCTGGCCCATCACTCTGGACCCAATCTTCTCTGGTTTGGCCTGGGCGCTGATCACCGGCCTGTTTGCCTCCACAGGATTTTCCCTGTTGGTGGTCCCGGTGGCCTACTACGCCCTGTTCAACGACTCCAAGGCAGCAACCTAG
- a CDS encoding tyrosine-type recombinase/integrase: MPRTRQALLERRAYLDKMRSSRGIEVVGNYVVSHLDGPRMGDIKTAWKRVCKDLDLTDFHFHDNRHTFCSNIIMAGGTLKHAKEMIGHKTLRMTDRYSHLEAARDNPIHSILAAHYGSAS; the protein is encoded by the coding sequence ATGCCAAGAACCCGACAAGCCTTGCTTGAACGGCGGGCCTACCTCGACAAGATGCGCAGCTCACGGGGTATCGAAGTGGTCGGGAACTACGTTGTCAGCCATCTGGATGGACCCCGTATGGGCGACATCAAGACCGCTTGGAAACGGGTTTGCAAAGACTTGGACCTGACCGACTTCCACTTCCACGACAATCGGCACACGTTCTGTTCGAACATCATCATGGCGGGTGGCACACTCAAGCACGCCAAGGAGATGATCGGACACAAGACTCTCAGAATGACGGACCGCTACTCGCACCTTGAAGCGGCCCGAGACAATCCTATCCATAGCATATTAGCGGCCCATTATGGGTCGGCCTCCTAA
- a CDS encoding ABC transporter permease — translation MTLLGSRRFWSRNGMLLTGGLIVGIMSVAALLAPWASPFDPTTLNMNSILQAPTPAHPFGTDALGRDVLSRMLYGARVSLWVGFVAVGISVSIGLTLGLVAGYFGGLVDELIMRGVDVMLCFPSFFLILAVIAFLEPSLTNIMIVIGATSWMGVARLVRAEALTLRRRDFVLAAKVAGASPARIIFVHVLPNAIAPVLVSATLGVAGAILVESSLSFLGLGVQPPMPSWGNILMEGKDVLTFAPWLSFFPGLAILITVLGYNLLGEALRDLFDPRMRD, via the coding sequence ATGACCTTGCTGGGCTCCCGCCGCTTCTGGTCGCGCAACGGCATGCTCCTGACTGGTGGCCTCATCGTGGGCATCATGTCGGTGGCAGCGTTGCTGGCCCCCTGGGCCTCGCCCTTTGATCCCACGACCCTGAACATGAACAGCATCCTTCAGGCCCCGACACCGGCCCACCCCTTTGGCACGGACGCCCTGGGCCGCGACGTGCTCTCACGCATGCTCTATGGCGCACGCGTCTCCCTGTGGGTCGGATTTGTAGCCGTGGGCATCTCCGTCTCCATAGGGCTGACTCTGGGTCTTGTGGCCGGGTATTTCGGTGGATTGGTGGATGAACTCATCATGCGCGGCGTTGACGTGATGCTCTGTTTTCCGTCGTTTTTCCTGATCCTGGCGGTCATCGCCTTTCTGGAACCCAGCCTGACAAACATCATGATTGTCATCGGCGCGACATCATGGATGGGTGTGGCCCGACTGGTCAGAGCCGAGGCTCTGACCCTGCGCAGAAGGGACTTCGTGCTTGCGGCCAAGGTGGCCGGAGCCAGCCCGGCACGCATCATCTTCGTCCATGTCCTGCCCAACGCCATAGCTCCGGTGCTGGTCTCCGCCACGTTGGGTGTGGCTGGCGCCATCCTCGTTGAATCCTCGCTCTCATTCCTGGGACTGGGCGTGCAGCCCCCCATGCCGAGCTGGGGCAATATCCTGATGGAAGGCAAGGACGTACTGACGTTTGCACCCTGGCTGTCGTTCTTCCCGGGGCTGGCGATCCTGATCACGGTGCTGGGCTACAATCTGCTGGGGGAAGCCCTGCGTGATCTGTTTGACCCGAGAATGCGTGATTAA
- a CDS encoding efflux RND transporter periplasmic adaptor subunit: MQQSKVITIIVAAATLLLILWFAGAFQSDTLAPGHVAKSGPARQPPQVTTVAHLQQMTEVIESVGTVRPRTETRIEAQVTGKVREVRVRAGDVVKRGEPLIILDDRELTSRRVQAEQSFQSAKAKREQARQAISEAQAGNSKAVAQFQRIQKLFKDKAVTSREMDQAEADYRQALSRLEQAREGLIGAESEARRAAEALEETRIALGYTVIRAPEDMQVARRSVEPGDLAIPGKALLVVQTAGAMRLEAFVREGLIRRVRPGVEMNIVIPALERTARGVVEEVLPSADPATRTFLVKVALPDIPGLHPGMFGRLLVPAGKRNAVLVDVNAIRRVGQLESVLLQDKGSWTWIYVKTGEHQGNEVEILAGLSGGETVGLPGADHAN; this comes from the coding sequence ATGCAGCAGAGCAAAGTCATTACCATCATTGTCGCAGCCGCCACGTTGCTGCTTATCCTCTGGTTCGCCGGGGCATTTCAGAGCGATACTCTTGCTCCCGGACACGTCGCAAAGTCCGGCCCTGCAAGACAACCACCGCAAGTCACAACCGTGGCACACCTGCAGCAAATGACCGAGGTGATTGAATCCGTAGGCACGGTTCGACCACGCACTGAAACCCGCATCGAAGCCCAGGTCACAGGCAAGGTCAGAGAAGTTCGGGTTCGAGCCGGGGATGTAGTCAAACGTGGCGAACCGCTAATCATTCTGGATGACCGGGAACTCACCTCCCGGCGTGTTCAGGCCGAGCAATCCTTTCAATCCGCCAAGGCCAAACGTGAACAGGCACGCCAGGCCATCAGCGAAGCCCAGGCCGGAAACAGCAAAGCCGTGGCTCAATTCCAACGCATCCAGAAACTCTTCAAGGACAAGGCCGTTACCTCCCGCGAAATGGATCAGGCCGAAGCCGACTATCGCCAAGCTCTGTCTCGTCTTGAGCAGGCTCGGGAAGGTTTAATCGGAGCAGAATCCGAAGCCCGTCGTGCGGCCGAAGCCCTGGAAGAGACCCGCATCGCCCTGGGGTACACCGTGATTCGCGCTCCCGAGGACATGCAAGTGGCGAGACGCAGCGTGGAACCCGGAGATCTGGCCATACCGGGCAAAGCACTATTGGTTGTTCAAACCGCCGGAGCCATGCGCCTTGAAGCCTTCGTGCGCGAGGGGCTCATCAGGCGTGTACGTCCCGGTGTTGAAATGAACATTGTTATCCCCGCTCTGGAGCGCACGGCCCGAGGTGTGGTCGAAGAGGTCCTTCCCTCCGCCGACCCCGCCACCCGGACATTTCTGGTCAAGGTCGCACTGCCGGACATACCGGGTCTTCACCCTGGCATGTTCGGACGACTGCTGGTTCCAGCGGGCAAACGCAACGCCGTGCTCGTGGACGTAAACGCCATTCGCCGCGTGGGCCAATTGGAATCCGTCCTGCTCCAAGACAAGGGATCCTGGACCTGGATCTATGTCAAAACAGGCGAACATCAAGGCAACGAAGTGGAAATACTCGCAGGCCTGTCCGGAGGTGAAACCGTCGGCCTGCCGGGAGCGGACCATGCCAACTAA